A genome region from Bdellovibrio bacteriovorus includes the following:
- a CDS encoding GNAT family N-acetyltransferase, whose amino-acid sequence MNTAVQLPEGYEIRSLSDAEFTPLYNLHAEKVFEHSQIFRYHRFLSDDEKMKFRDLAQPYKGGFELNLALFYKNEFVGWCSGDQHSAEAFYMRNSAILPEHRRLGLYSKMLEETIRVLTEKGFQKIYSRHNATNNPVIIPKLKAGFVISALEVSDMFGTLVHLTYLTNPLRRKMMIYRTAI is encoded by the coding sequence ATGAATACCGCAGTTCAACTACCTGAAGGTTATGAAATTCGTTCGCTGAGCGACGCTGAGTTTACGCCTCTGTACAATTTGCATGCGGAAAAGGTTTTTGAGCACTCTCAGATCTTTCGTTATCATCGCTTTCTTTCTGACGACGAAAAGATGAAATTTCGAGATCTGGCTCAACCTTATAAAGGTGGCTTCGAACTCAACTTAGCGCTTTTTTATAAAAACGAATTTGTCGGATGGTGCAGCGGAGATCAACACTCTGCTGAAGCTTTTTACATGCGCAATTCGGCGATTTTGCCGGAACATCGTCGCTTGGGTCTTTATTCAAAAATGTTAGAAGAAACTATTCGCGTGCTGACCGAAAAAGGTTTTCAAAAAATTTATAGCCGCCACAATGCCACGAACAATCCGGTTATTATTCCGAAATTAAAAGCCGGCTTTGTGATTTCCGCGTTGGAAGTCAGCGATATGTTTGGGACCTTGGTGCATTTGACTTATTTGACCAATCCCCTGCGCCGAAAAATGATGATCTATCGCACGGCGATTTAA
- a CDS encoding LysR substrate-binding domain-containing protein, translated as MINPKMNFSLTQLEYVLTVNKYGHFGKAAEACNVTQPTLSMQIQKLEEDLGVIIFDRSKKPILLTEVGKKLVDQIQAVLFEAKKIGNIVQAQSMSAQKGELVLGVIPTIAPYLLPKLLPVLEQKFPAIELKIMELQTHGIIEALDNDEIDVGILATPIHKSKIHEMALYYEPFSVLCQKDHEYADHKKIKYSSLKMEDVWLLEEGHCLRNQVMDICATKKQKNTHRRYQFESGNLETLKNLVDQYGGYTLLPALATESIGDGTKLVPFERPIPAREIGLVYRREHYKNELIEALADSIMDSIPEEIRKIRPKDLDVLPI; from the coding sequence ATGATCAATCCTAAAATGAACTTTTCTTTAACGCAGCTGGAATATGTCCTGACCGTCAATAAATACGGGCATTTCGGGAAGGCGGCCGAGGCGTGCAACGTGACCCAGCCTACGTTAAGCATGCAGATCCAAAAACTAGAAGAAGATCTGGGGGTGATCATTTTTGATCGCTCCAAAAAGCCTATCCTTTTGACGGAGGTCGGCAAAAAACTGGTAGATCAGATTCAAGCCGTGCTTTTCGAGGCCAAAAAAATCGGCAATATCGTGCAAGCGCAAAGTATGAGCGCGCAAAAAGGGGAGCTTGTTTTGGGCGTCATCCCCACGATTGCACCTTATTTATTGCCCAAACTTTTACCGGTCTTGGAGCAAAAATTCCCCGCGATTGAATTAAAGATTATGGAATTGCAAACCCACGGAATCATCGAGGCACTAGATAACGACGAAATCGATGTCGGAATTTTGGCAACCCCGATTCATAAATCAAAAATTCATGAAATGGCTTTGTACTATGAGCCTTTTAGCGTGCTTTGCCAAAAAGATCATGAATACGCCGATCATAAAAAAATCAAATACAGCAGTCTGAAGATGGAAGACGTGTGGTTGTTAGAAGAAGGTCATTGCTTGCGCAATCAGGTGATGGATATTTGTGCCACAAAAAAACAAAAAAACACCCATCGTCGTTATCAGTTTGAAAGTGGCAATTTGGAAACGCTAAAAAATCTTGTCGATCAATACGGCGGTTATACTTTATTGCCTGCCTTAGCCACGGAAAGTATTGGTGATGGAACTAAGTTGGTTCCTTTTGAACGTCCGATTCCGGCTCGTGAAATCGGGCTCGTATATCGTCGCGAACATTATAAGAATGAACTGATCGAGGCCTTGGCCGATTCAATTATGGACAGCATCCCAGAAGAGATTCGTAAGATCCGTCCTAAGGATTTAGACGTTTTGCCGATTTAA
- the ahpC gene encoding alkyl hydroperoxide reductase subunit C, protein MATLINSKVTDFSAQAYHKGEFRTITQKDLQGKWSVFFFYPADFTFVCPTELGDMADKYAAFQKAGVEVYSVSTDTHFTHKAWHDTSDTIKKINYPMLADPTGHLAKFFGVYIEEEGLAYRGTFLINPEGKIKLAEVNDNGIGRNADELLRKVHAAQYTASHPNEVCPAKWQPGDKTLKPGLDLVGKI, encoded by the coding sequence ATGGCGACATTGATCAATTCAAAAGTGACTGACTTTTCTGCTCAAGCTTATCACAAAGGTGAGTTCCGCACGATCACACAAAAAGACTTGCAAGGAAAATGGTCCGTATTCTTTTTCTATCCCGCTGACTTCACTTTCGTGTGCCCTACTGAACTAGGTGACATGGCTGACAAATATGCGGCTTTCCAAAAAGCGGGCGTTGAAGTTTACTCTGTTTCTACAGACACTCACTTCACGCACAAAGCATGGCATGACACTTCTGATACCATCAAAAAAATCAATTACCCCATGCTTGCGGACCCAACTGGTCACTTAGCAAAATTCTTCGGAGTTTACATTGAAGAAGAAGGTCTTGCTTACCGCGGTACTTTCTTGATCAATCCAGAAGGTAAAATCAAATTGGCTGAAGTGAATGACAACGGCATCGGTCGTAACGCGGACGAACTTCTTCGTAAAGTTCACGCGGCTCAATACACAGCTTCTCATCCAAATGAAGTGTGCCCTGCTAAATGGCAACCAGGCGACAAGACTTTGAAACCAGGTCTTGATCTAGTAGGAAAAATCTAG
- the ahpF gene encoding alkyl hydroperoxide reductase subunit F, with protein MLDPQMKEQLSTVFQKLENEVELVYAPSSHADQKDLVEMLEEVASTSSKIKARAATGMAQVTSPQFSIFAHGKDTGITFRAIPGGHEFTTLIVAILNSDGKGKMPDASLAARIKGLKKNIALTSYISLTCENCPDVVQALNQIAIIHGSFKHTITDGGYVPDEISSLGIQGVPSLVVDSKMIHSGRSSLLDLITKLEEVFGKDANAAPAEPVNQNLGHMDVLVIGGGPAGASAAIYTVRKGLSTAMITDAIGGQVKETKGIENLVSVVYTEGPQLAAQLNQHVASYPIKVLENRRVKKIVQGAPKRIELESGEHLTADSIIVATGAKWRELGIEGEKEYLGRGVAYCPHCDGPFYKGKSVAVIGGGNSGVEAAIDLAGIVGKVTLFEYNDNLKADQILVDKLKSLPNATIITGAKTSKIIGDGAKVTALEYVDRQSDKTELFTLDGIFVQIGLVPNSSFLKETVELTKFGEIKVDEKGRTSEKGIYAAGDVTTTPYKQIVIAIGEGAKAALAAFEDRMYHA; from the coding sequence ATGTTAGATCCTCAAATGAAGGAACAGTTATCGACTGTCTTCCAAAAACTCGAAAATGAAGTTGAACTCGTCTATGCTCCTAGCTCTCACGCCGATCAAAAAGATTTGGTTGAGATGCTTGAAGAAGTTGCCAGTACATCTTCCAAAATCAAAGCTCGTGCCGCGACCGGCATGGCTCAGGTGACTTCGCCTCAATTTAGTATTTTTGCCCACGGTAAAGACACCGGCATCACTTTCCGCGCCATTCCGGGCGGTCATGAATTTACCACGCTGATAGTGGCTATTTTGAATTCCGACGGCAAAGGCAAAATGCCCGACGCCTCCCTTGCGGCTCGTATCAAAGGCCTTAAAAAGAATATCGCTTTAACCAGCTATATCTCTTTAACCTGTGAAAACTGTCCGGACGTGGTTCAAGCTTTAAATCAAATCGCGATCATTCACGGTTCGTTTAAACACACGATCACCGACGGCGGTTACGTACCCGATGAAATTTCATCCCTGGGCATCCAAGGTGTCCCGTCATTGGTTGTTGATTCGAAAATGATTCACTCAGGCCGCAGCAGCTTGCTTGATTTGATCACTAAGCTTGAAGAAGTTTTCGGTAAAGACGCCAATGCCGCGCCCGCAGAGCCTGTGAACCAAAACTTAGGACATATGGATGTGCTCGTGATCGGTGGTGGTCCGGCGGGAGCTTCGGCGGCGATTTACACCGTTCGTAAAGGTCTTTCCACCGCGATGATCACTGACGCTATTGGCGGTCAGGTGAAAGAAACTAAAGGTATTGAGAATTTGGTTTCGGTTGTTTACACCGAAGGTCCTCAATTAGCGGCGCAATTAAATCAGCACGTGGCTTCTTACCCGATCAAAGTTTTAGAAAACCGTCGGGTGAAAAAAATCGTGCAAGGCGCCCCGAAACGTATTGAGCTTGAAAGTGGTGAACACTTAACGGCAGACTCTATTATCGTGGCGACCGGCGCAAAATGGCGCGAACTCGGCATTGAAGGCGAAAAAGAATACTTAGGCCGTGGTGTCGCCTACTGCCCTCACTGTGACGGACCATTTTACAAAGGTAAATCCGTCGCGGTGATCGGTGGCGGAAACTCGGGCGTGGAAGCGGCGATTGATTTGGCGGGCATCGTCGGCAAAGTGACGTTGTTTGAATACAACGACAACTTAAAAGCCGATCAGATCTTGGTGGATAAACTTAAATCGTTGCCAAACGCGACGATCATCACGGGTGCGAAGACTTCAAAAATCATTGGCGATGGTGCCAAGGTGACGGCCTTAGAATACGTGGATCGTCAGTCGGATAAAACCGAGCTTTTCACTTTGGACGGCATCTTTGTGCAAATCGGTCTTGTTCCGAATAGCAGCTTCTTAAAAGAAACTGTGGAGTTGACCAAATTTGGTGAAATCAAAGTCGACGAAAAAGGTCGTACTTCCGAAAAGGGTATTTACGCCGCGGGTGACGTTACAACGACACCTTATAAGCAAATCGTGATCGCGATTGGTGAAGGTGCGAAAGCCGCTTTGGCGGCCTTTGAAGATCGTATGTATCACGCTTAG
- a CDS encoding CPBP family intramembrane glutamic endopeptidase, whose protein sequence is MTLTTAVLLWRAQDTKWYGLIEFKIRPAMIAILLGLLSFGTVAAWVHFTAPSMEQIPFKVPNGTPLIEVTGMILIFAVLNSFAEEFIFRGLALNIMMPKSFWIANVMQSTGFMFLHYKGFPFGLSGALLAGAFAFIMGLLRFKTGSLTYPWLAHFVANIGMGFLLYSLL, encoded by the coding sequence ATGACGTTAACAACCGCAGTTCTTTTATGGCGAGCCCAAGACACAAAATGGTACGGCTTGATTGAGTTTAAAATCCGCCCTGCGATGATAGCTATTTTGTTGGGTTTATTATCATTCGGCACGGTGGCTGCTTGGGTTCACTTCACCGCTCCTTCCATGGAACAGATTCCATTTAAAGTTCCAAATGGAACTCCCTTGATTGAGGTCACAGGCATGATTTTAATTTTTGCCGTACTTAACTCTTTCGCTGAAGAGTTTATTTTTCGAGGTCTTGCGTTGAACATTATGATGCCAAAGTCATTTTGGATCGCCAATGTGATGCAATCCACCGGCTTCATGTTTTTACACTATAAAGGATTTCCATTTGGTTTGTCGGGTGCGCTTTTAGCTGGAGCTTTCGCATTTATAATGGGCCTTCTTCGCTTTAAAACCGGATCTTTGACCTATCCGTGGCTGGCTCACTTTGTCGCCAATATCGGGATGGGATTTCTCCTGTACTCTCTGCTCTAA
- a CDS encoding helix-turn-helix transcriptional regulator gives MTTKKFVGIETLASEFGPMTLGLLIRSLREAQEISQQQLAQKLKISRAHLCDIEKGRRLVSPERAGKFAKIIKAPESTMIQLALQDLLRAAKLPYQVELKKVS, from the coding sequence ATGACTACAAAAAAATTTGTCGGGATCGAAACTTTAGCCTCTGAATTTGGACCTATGACCTTAGGTCTATTGATTCGCTCCTTGCGTGAAGCTCAGGAAATATCTCAACAACAATTGGCGCAAAAACTGAAAATCTCTCGCGCGCACCTTTGCGATATCGAAAAAGGCCGACGACTGGTCAGCCCTGAACGCGCTGGTAAGTTTGCTAAAATCATTAAAGCTCCTGAATCCACAATGATTCAACTCGCCCTTCAGGACCTATTAAGAGCCGCCAAACTCCCCTATCAGGTCGAACTTAAGAAGGTGAGCTAG
- the prpB gene encoding methylisocitrate lyase: MLFPELTPAQKRKNFRDALKSGKLLQFPGSWSPLVSMEIERQGFDGVYISGSVLSNDLGYPDIGLTSLTEVAQRGRQISRTTKLPTIIDIDTGFGEPMSATRTVQEMIEMGLAGCHIEDQINPKRCGHLDGKGLVTAAEATRKVAAAARGKKMDENFLLIARTDARAVEGLDKAIDRAKAYIDAGADCIFTEALENEKEFETFRKAVSVPLLANMTEFGKGRLYTYQELSNLGYNIVIYPVTTFRLAMGATIHGLADIKAKGTQEGLLDRMQHRKDLYALTRYDEYNSFDSSIFNFKVRE; the protein is encoded by the coding sequence ATGCTATTCCCTGAATTAACTCCCGCACAAAAACGTAAAAATTTTCGCGACGCTTTGAAATCGGGCAAGCTTTTGCAGTTTCCTGGCTCATGGTCGCCCCTGGTCAGCATGGAAATCGAACGCCAGGGTTTTGACGGAGTTTACATTTCAGGATCCGTTCTTTCTAATGACCTAGGATATCCCGACATCGGTTTGACATCTTTGACTGAAGTCGCCCAACGGGGCCGTCAAATTTCTCGCACCACAAAACTTCCGACCATCATTGATATCGACACCGGATTTGGTGAACCCATGAGCGCGACCCGCACGGTGCAAGAGATGATCGAAATGGGCCTCGCGGGTTGCCATATCGAAGATCAAATCAATCCAAAACGTTGTGGTCACCTTGATGGCAAAGGTCTGGTCACTGCAGCAGAAGCCACCAGAAAAGTCGCTGCCGCCGCTCGCGGTAAAAAAATGGATGAGAATTTCCTTTTAATCGCGCGCACCGATGCACGCGCGGTGGAAGGTCTAGATAAAGCCATCGACAGAGCCAAAGCTTACATCGACGCTGGTGCTGATTGCATTTTCACCGAAGCTCTCGAGAACGAAAAAGAATTTGAAACTTTCCGTAAAGCCGTCAGCGTTCCGTTGCTAGCAAATATGACCGAGTTCGGCAAAGGCCGCCTGTACACGTATCAAGAGCTTTCAAATCTTGGTTACAACATCGTGATCTATCCCGTGACCACATTCCGTTTAGCCATGGGCGCGACTATTCATGGTTTGGCTGATATCAAAGCAAAAGGCACGCAAGAAGGTCTTTTAGATCGCATGCAACATCGTAAGGATTTGTATGCGCTGACTCGTTATGACGAGTACAACTCTTTTGATTCCAGCATCTTTAATTTTAAAGTAAGAGAGTAA
- a CDS encoding lipoate--protein ligase — MKKLKVFLSESKNPHLNIATEEWIFDNLDPSQQVLFLWQNEETVVIGRNQNPWNECNLAKMKEDKVHLARRKTGGGAVFHDLGNICFTFLSPREEYKRENNVQIIFNALKELGITGEASGRNDLLIPFPDGPRKFSGSAYREKKDRAFHHGTLLLHADLTRLGNYLTPNPKKLQAKGKESVRARVANLNEVRPGIEAKHIVEYMVPAFERFYDGKADIEMLSLATVNKNAELKGHYDQLSSWEWLYGNTLEFTHKMDEYLSLGFFDFQFKVEDGVIKDVHIYTDCLYPSLVDELTTRLKGQPYRGDSVKAAIEAAKTKHPDLIAGVSELGQWLLKNIEI, encoded by the coding sequence ATGAAGAAGTTAAAAGTTTTTCTTTCTGAAAGTAAAAATCCGCATCTCAATATTGCGACAGAAGAGTGGATCTTTGATAACCTGGATCCTTCCCAGCAAGTTTTGTTTTTGTGGCAGAATGAAGAAACTGTCGTCATCGGGCGCAACCAGAATCCTTGGAATGAATGCAATCTGGCGAAAATGAAAGAAGATAAAGTCCACCTGGCCCGGCGTAAAACCGGTGGCGGCGCGGTCTTTCATGATTTGGGCAACATCTGCTTTACCTTTTTATCCCCACGCGAAGAATATAAGCGCGAAAACAATGTGCAAATCATTTTTAATGCCCTGAAAGAGCTGGGTATTACGGGCGAAGCTTCGGGGCGTAATGATTTGCTGATCCCCTTCCCCGACGGCCCCAGAAAATTTAGCGGCAGTGCTTATCGCGAAAAAAAGGATCGTGCTTTTCATCACGGCACCCTATTACTCCACGCCGATTTAACTAGATTAGGGAACTACCTGACCCCAAACCCTAAAAAGCTGCAAGCCAAAGGCAAAGAGTCGGTGCGCGCAAGGGTGGCAAACTTAAATGAAGTTCGTCCCGGCATCGAAGCTAAACACATCGTCGAATACATGGTGCCCGCGTTTGAAAGGTTTTATGACGGCAAAGCCGATATCGAAATGCTTTCGTTAGCCACTGTGAATAAGAATGCCGAACTTAAAGGTCACTACGACCAATTAAGCTCTTGGGAATGGCTTTACGGGAACACTTTAGAGTTCACCCACAAGATGGATGAATATCTTTCATTGGGATTTTTTGATTTTCAATTCAAAGTCGAAGACGGCGTTATCAAAGATGTGCATATCTATACAGATTGCCTGTACCCTTCTTTGGTGGATGAACTGACGACCCGCCTTAAAGGACAGCCTTATCGTGGTGATTCGGTGAAGGCCGCGATCGAGGCCGCAAAAACAAAACACCCGGATTTGATCGCGGGTGTTTCTGAGTTGGGACAGTGGCTTTTAAAAAATATTGAAATTTAG
- a CDS encoding type 1 glutamine amidotransferase, producing MLDLLIIQHEDDTPPGSTLEWAKQRGLSTYVWRVDQTPPPFPPAQFKALVICGGTMDTFEEDKHPWLKTEKSFLKECIAAKKPIFGLCLGSQLLAEVLGGRSYPYHKWEIGFVPVQLLDENPQKTLHVFHWHQCTFDLPPGAELLATNDFCPNQAFTFGNNIMATQFHPEATEKWVEECSDSVEDGRSFTGIVQNKKEMLESISLRKPMQDWFFQKLDSWFETT from the coding sequence ATGCTTGATCTCCTTATTATTCAACATGAAGACGATACGCCCCCAGGAAGCACCCTTGAATGGGCAAAGCAACGCGGCCTTAGCACGTATGTGTGGCGCGTGGACCAAACCCCGCCCCCCTTCCCTCCTGCGCAGTTTAAAGCTCTGGTGATCTGCGGCGGGACCATGGATACGTTTGAAGAAGACAAGCATCCTTGGCTTAAAACCGAAAAATCATTTCTGAAAGAATGCATCGCCGCCAAAAAACCGATCTTTGGGTTGTGTCTGGGCAGCCAGCTTTTAGCGGAAGTTCTGGGAGGTCGCTCTTATCCTTACCACAAATGGGAAATCGGCTTTGTGCCGGTGCAACTGTTAGACGAAAATCCGCAAAAAACACTCCACGTTTTTCACTGGCATCAGTGCACTTTTGATTTGCCCCCGGGGGCGGAGCTTTTAGCCACCAATGATTTCTGTCCCAACCAAGCTTTTACGTTTGGGAATAATATTATGGCGACTCAATTCCATCCGGAAGCCACCGAAAAATGGGTTGAAGAATGCTCAGACTCTGTCGAAGACGGGCGCAGTTTTACCGGGATTGTGCAAAATAAAAAAGAGATGCTCGAAAGCATCTCTTTACGAAAACCCATGCAAGACTGGTTTTTTCAAAAACTAGATTCTTGGTTTGAAACTACATAG
- a CDS encoding ferric iron reductase yields the protein MRHLRSILALGFVFLQLWSLAAQAISDEMQRLVTYETKSNAVAARSNQKIMLEHFEIPLELVEANVALRAPPQFVQSMIFERNGKKYVRWILNPEDTKWHKEVQKFLRQNGIPAIRYKYFEGYQTASRSYIAVDPHNGAEFSIKGSTDNTGGYWADKKQTWDDAKQIRKITDFVAESLKNQPALQNIVLLDETMAFGIKGLDQGLVIRSYDSLSNSGKTYVPGFSIMHDETGRKIAKLNGSDDPGTYWNEHYNKPLAKALAEFMALTGMVYDSPHSQNFLVELDANMRPTGKIALRDFGDAFLLENYFEAIGRKDITRVWEKDNVLKDRLRVSVGILQGNKEPSWLTLADVSPSNNSYTQWGQDFHVTFKNEFERQTGIRMQTSPITPGAENPKYIGRTYFFNTVSGLEFLNLAKKGLTRDHLMIRSCTRVFAM from the coding sequence ATGAGACATTTACGTTCTATTCTGGCTTTAGGGTTTGTGTTTTTGCAGCTATGGTCGCTGGCGGCCCAAGCTATTTCCGATGAAATGCAAAGACTGGTGACGTATGAGACGAAATCCAATGCGGTGGCGGCTCGTTCAAATCAAAAGATTATGTTGGAACACTTTGAAATTCCGTTAGAGCTGGTTGAAGCCAATGTGGCCTTGCGTGCACCTCCGCAATTTGTGCAGTCGATGATTTTTGAGCGCAATGGGAAAAAGTATGTCCGTTGGATTTTAAATCCTGAAGACACCAAATGGCATAAAGAAGTTCAGAAGTTCTTAAGGCAAAACGGCATTCCCGCAATACGTTATAAATATTTTGAGGGTTATCAAACGGCTTCTCGCAGCTATATTGCCGTAGATCCTCATAATGGCGCGGAGTTTTCCATCAAGGGATCTACCGATAATACCGGTGGCTATTGGGCCGATAAAAAACAGACTTGGGATGATGCTAAGCAAATCCGTAAGATCACGGATTTCGTGGCCGAGTCTTTAAAAAATCAACCGGCGTTGCAAAACATCGTTCTATTAGATGAAACGATGGCCTTTGGTATCAAGGGTTTGGATCAAGGTTTGGTCATTCGTTCTTACGACAGTCTTTCTAATTCTGGTAAAACCTACGTGCCGGGTTTTTCCATCATGCATGATGAAACGGGTCGCAAGATCGCTAAACTGAATGGTTCTGATGATCCTGGGACTTACTGGAATGAACACTATAACAAGCCTTTAGCGAAAGCCTTGGCGGAGTTTATGGCGTTAACCGGAATGGTTTACGATTCTCCGCACTCGCAAAACTTTTTAGTCGAGCTTGATGCGAATATGCGCCCCACCGGTAAGATCGCTTTACGCGATTTTGGTGATGCATTTTTGTTAGAAAACTATTTTGAAGCTATTGGTCGTAAGGACATCACTCGCGTCTGGGAAAAAGACAATGTTCTTAAAGACCGCTTAAGAGTTTCCGTTGGAATTTTACAAGGAAACAAAGAGCCCTCGTGGCTGACGTTGGCGGACGTTTCGCCTTCGAACAATAGTTATACCCAGTGGGGTCAAGACTTCCATGTGACCTTTAAGAATGAGTTTGAAAGACAGACGGGTATCAGAATGCAAACGTCCCCGATCACCCCAGGAGCTGAGAACCCAAAATACATTGGTCGTACCTATTTCTTTAATACGGTCTCGGGCCTAGAATTTTTGAATTTGGCTAAAAAAGGTCTTACGCGCGATCACTTGATGATTCGTTCGTGCACGCGCGTGTTTGCTATGTAG
- a CDS encoding bifunctional 2-methylcitrate synthase/citrate synthase, protein MAEYINPDYVPEPEKMNVKKGLEGAVIDTSSVSKVNAETNSLVYRGYPVQDLAENCSFEEVAYLMYNGELPNASQLADFTKKERGYREISTTLLNVIKALPQKCHPMDSIRTAVSFQGCEDARIWDSTPATDMDKAIQLLAKIPTMVAADYRFKKGLDFIPPKADLSIAENFFHMCFGKVPAKEVVKAFDVSLILYAEHSFNASTFTARVVTSTQSDLYSATVAGIGALKGPLHGGANEQVMHMMIEIADPAKAEQWMIDALAQKKKVMGFGHRVYKSGDSRVPTMKKYAQVMADVIGDQKWMKMYNSLEKVMVEKKKIYPNLDFPAGPAYYMMGFEIDFFTPIFVMARTTGWSAHIMEQAANNRIIRPLSEYVGSPQRKVTPISERK, encoded by the coding sequence ATGGCTGAATATATTAATCCAGATTACGTTCCAGAACCGGAAAAGATGAATGTGAAAAAAGGTCTTGAAGGTGCGGTGATCGACACGTCTTCAGTATCTAAAGTAAATGCAGAAACCAACTCCTTGGTTTACCGTGGTTACCCCGTTCAAGATTTAGCAGAAAACTGCTCGTTCGAAGAAGTGGCTTACTTGATGTACAACGGCGAATTGCCAAATGCGTCTCAACTTGCCGACTTCACAAAAAAAGAGCGCGGCTATCGCGAGATTTCGACGACTTTGTTGAACGTGATCAAAGCTCTTCCGCAAAAATGCCATCCGATGGATTCTATTCGCACGGCCGTTTCTTTCCAAGGTTGTGAAGATGCGCGTATCTGGGATTCAACGCCTGCAACAGATATGGACAAAGCCATCCAATTGCTAGCAAAAATTCCAACGATGGTGGCGGCGGATTACCGCTTCAAAAAAGGTTTGGATTTCATTCCTCCGAAAGCAGATTTATCTATCGCGGAAAACTTCTTCCACATGTGCTTTGGTAAAGTGCCCGCTAAAGAAGTGGTTAAAGCTTTCGACGTTTCTTTGATCCTTTACGCGGAACACAGCTTCAATGCTTCGACGTTCACCGCACGTGTGGTGACTTCAACTCAATCGGATCTTTATTCTGCGACCGTAGCGGGTATCGGCGCCCTGAAGGGACCTTTGCACGGTGGAGCGAACGAACAAGTCATGCACATGATGATCGAAATCGCGGATCCGGCTAAAGCCGAACAGTGGATGATCGATGCCTTGGCGCAAAAGAAAAAAGTCATGGGTTTTGGTCACCGCGTGTATAAGTCTGGCGACTCTCGCGTACCGACAATGAAAAAATACGCCCAAGTCATGGCCGACGTTATCGGCGATCAAAAATGGATGAAAATGTACAACAGCTTGGAAAAAGTGATGGTAGAGAAAAAGAAAATCTATCCAAACCTCGATTTCCCGGCAGGCCCGGCTTACTACATGATGGGCTTTGAGATCGACTTCTTTACACCGATCTTCGTGATGGCGCGTACTACGGGTTGGTCCGCGCACATTATGGAGCAAGCGGCGAACAACCGTATCATTCGTCCTTTGAGTGAGTACGTGGGTTCACCTCAACGTAAAGTGACTCCGATCAGCGAACGTAAATAA
- a CDS encoding GNAT family N-acetyltransferase has product MNSEKLGDLEKKPFNSLLEGPRIKMAHASPLYSQQVFDYIQRDHALGGRIYPWVKTLEEVEQYVVKPVTMESKDIHYLIFLGDKAIGSAHVHTISYLDHKAEVGYALETAEYGKGYASEALQLLLAEMKRLGFNKAIISTTQDNVASMKVAERNGFKREGLFAQDYIENGRFVDSVLYGKLLR; this is encoded by the coding sequence ATGAATTCTGAAAAACTAGGCGACTTAGAAAAAAAGCCTTTCAATTCACTCCTTGAAGGTCCGCGCATCAAGATGGCCCATGCCTCCCCGTTGTACTCGCAGCAAGTTTTTGACTACATCCAACGTGATCATGCCTTGGGCGGTCGGATTTATCCTTGGGTTAAAACTTTGGAAGAGGTTGAGCAATATGTGGTTAAACCTGTCACTATGGAATCAAAAGACATTCATTATTTAATTTTTCTTGGAGACAAAGCCATTGGGTCCGCCCACGTGCATACGATCTCCTACCTTGATCATAAAGCCGAGGTCGGATACGCGCTTGAAACCGCCGAGTATGGAAAAGGATACGCCAGCGAAGCCTTGCAGCTGTTATTAGCAGAAATGAAACGTCTTGGTTTTAACAAGGCCATTATCAGCACGACTCAGGATAATGTGGCCTCGATGAAGGTCGCCGAACGCAATGGTTTTAAACGCGAAGGACTGTTTGCGCAGGACTATATCGAAAATGGCCGCTTTGTGGATTCGGTTCTATACGGAAAGCTGTTACGGTGA